One Pectobacterium cacticida genomic window, TGCTGGCCGCCAGCCTATTTTATTGGGTAATAACGTATTACATTACACCTGTTTTAGGTAATTCCGGGGTAACAAAAATTTTAAATAGATTCTGAATGAATTCTTGCTGTCACAAATCGACCTCTTTCTATCGAGGTCGATTCTTTTTTTAAGAGAAGAAATGAACAGTGTTTTTTTCTGTGGTTATCTGTTGCGGTCTAAAATATGATAATTAGCGGCCATGATGGCCTTGGGAATGGGACGTATATTTTAACGAAAATATATTTTCGTGAAATAATAAGATTGATTAGGAATGGTCAGATAAGGAAAAGGATTTATGCTGAAAATAAAAACATGCCTTACGCCGCTAAATGGGCTTCTCATGTTAAGCAGCGTTTTACTCGTCAATACGGCATATGCCGCTGAAGATTGTGTTTTGGGCCAATGGCAGGTAAATCAAGCGATCACCGACATGCCCGCGGTAAAATATCAGACGGAACATTTCGCTTTTCGTTGGAATAATAATGATGTTAACCGCAATGATGCAATTGCCGCAGGGCAGAAGCTCGAACAAATTTGGGATAAGTTTATTAAACAAATTCAGTTTCCTGAACCTTACTGTACCCAAAAAGTAAAATATAAGGCCAATATTCACATTGATCCCACTTTTGGACTGAGTGGCGGGATTGCGGGAGGCGGCAGCATGGGAATGTGGATTGGCCCTGCCTCGCTCAAGGATCATTGGGGGTTGGCGCATGAGTTTACTCACGCGTTACAAGGGCAAACCGGCGGCTTTCAGAGTACCGGCGGAGAAAATTATGTTGGTTGGATTTGGGAATCCCACGCGAACTGGATGACGCATCAGTTGGATGAATTTCGCGGCACATCGGCACATTGTTCGGAAATGCTGGTTAACTATCCCCATCTCTATCTCGGGTCAACGCGTAACCGTTACTGCAACTGGCAGTTTATGGAATATTTGAAAGATCGCTTTGGTTATAGCGTCATCAATGATATGTGGTCAAAAGCGCCAAAAGCGGGAGAACGCGGCCAATCTACTGCCGATCCGCTGTCGGTGCTGCGTACCAATATGGGGTGGAGTCAGGCTGAATTTAATGACGTATTCGGCGACTGGGCGATGCACAATGTTAACTGGGATTATGTTGATCCAGACGGCTTCGATCGCGGTCGCTTCTATCGTTCAACCTACGGCGGCTATGGAGCCGTGCAACCTAACCAGAATAATGCTGACCGTCTGCTACGAACCACGACGCTTGAGCCTGTGGTCGGCGCCAGCCCGAATCTTCGCCGTTTCTCCGTGCCATTCGACCAGGCTCCACAGCAGCTGGGTTACAACATCGTGCGGCTAATTCCTGAAAATGGCGTGAGGAAAATTACGGTCAAATTTCGTGGCATAGTGCAGAGTAAACCGGCTATTACCCGTTTCCCTGGGTTGAAAAACGATCCGGCAGCCCTACCTCAGCCCCACTCCGACTGGCGCTGGGGGGTTGTCGCTATCGGTGCAGATGGCGTTTCTCGTTACAGCCAATTACAGCGTGGCGCATCTGCTACTGTGAAAAATTTCACAATCCGTCCGGACGATCGAGGCGTTTACATGGTAGTGATGGGCACGCCTTCGCAAATGCAGAAGATTAAGTGGGATCAAGCTTACTATTCTCTATATCGCTACCCGTGGATGGCTGATTTTACCGGCGTTTGGCCGGAAGGCAGTCAGCCTGGCGCTGAGAACCCTACCGCTAGCGGTTCCCGACATCCTAATGGCGGTGGTTGGGTAGCGAGTGCAGCGAATGTTGCCCCGACCGCTTATGTCGGGCCTTATGCGCGAGTGATTGGCGGTACGGTGAGGGATAATGCCAGGATAGAGGATCGTGCCACCGTTCTTAGTGGAACAGTGGAAGGGCGTGCCGTCGTTAGCGGTCTGACGGTATTACAAGGCGACACCGTGGTGCGCGATAATGCTCGGTTACATACGGTCTTCATGGGGCCGGGCGCCTTTGAACGCGGCATAGTGCTTTCCGGCAATGCGCAAATGCGCGGCGATGCGGAAATTCGTGGCGCTTCCGCTTCGCAGGGCGTGTTCTATGGGTTTATTGATGAAAATGAGGTTAAAAGCGGCGATGCTGGCGCTTACCTGACTGAGGCCGTACCGGAAGTAACGGCTATCCCGATCTACAGTACGAAATAGTACCTTAAGAAAATAAAAGGACCGGCGTGGCATTAGCTCCGTCGGTTCTTATCTTAGACAGCGCTTTGCCCTGGCGGTGTTAAATTTTCCGCCGATCGTTAACGCTTGTTAGATATCACTGCACCGTATTTACGCCCCCTATTTGTGCATCGCACGCATCCTAACGGTTAGCCGACTTACATTCTGATGTCTGTTTTTTTAAATAATCTTTATTTTTCATCATGATGAATTTTTAGCGCTAACGATAATTCAGTTGGCATGTTTCATGCTTATATCATTTTGTTCAAGTGACTTTACTGATGTTCAAACTACTTTAAGGAAGCATGCCATGACTCTGACTCGTTTTTCCTTATCCGCCTGTCTGACGCTGGTCTCCGCCAGCCTTTTTTGCTCCCCGGTATGGAGTGCCGATCTGCTTGCGAGAATCAAAGAAGCAAAGGAGATAACGGTAGCGACCGAAGCACGGTATGCCCCCTTTGAATATGTCGAAAACGGCAAAATCGTGGGCTATGACGTTGATCTGATGAATCACATCCTGGCGAAATCGTTGCCCGGCGTCACCGTGAAGCAGTTGGATCTCCCTTTTCAAGGCATCTTGCCAGGATTAGATGCGAAGAAATTCGATTTTGTCATCACCGCCGTTACGGTTAACCAACAGCGTATGGCGCATTTCAGTTTTACCGCCCCGGTGGCGGAGTCTACGGTTGCCTTACTTAAAAGGGCGGGCGACAGCACGATTAATACCCTTGACGATCTGAACGGCAAAATCGTGGGTTCACAAGCCGGATCGGGTCAATTGCAAATCTTGCAATCCTTTGATCGCGCGTTGAAGGCTAAAGGTAAGCCCGGAATTAAAGCGATTAAACAGTATGTGTCTTTTGATGAAGCTTATGCCGATCTGGCGTCTCAACGCCTCGATGGTGTAGCACAGTCGCTTGCTAACCTGGGGCCGCTGATTAAAGCGCGACCGGGTATTTTTTCCACCCTGCCGGACATGCTGGGTCCGCAGACATTCTTTGGTTGGGTCGGGCGTAAAGATGCCGACAGCGCCTCATTGGTGAAACTGATCAGCGACGGCATTATTGACGCCAATCGCGACGGCACGATGAAGTCACTACAGCAAAAATGGTTTGGTTTCACCATGGACGTTCCTGCAACAGATATGCCTAAGCCAGCCTTGTGAGTGAGCCATGACGGATTTCATCGCGAATTTTATCCTTTGGCTGCCCATGCTGACTCAGGGAGCGCTTACGACCTTTGCGCTCTGTCTGACGGCAATGGTCGCCGGTTTTCTGGTAGGAATTGGCGTCTGGCGTATGTCGACAAGCCCATTGCGGCTTTGTCGGCTGACGGCTCAGGGATGGGTCAGCCTGTTTCGCGGTACGCCGGTTCTGGCGCAGTTACTCCTTTGCTTCTATTTGCCGTCGCAGCTCGGTCTGGACATCCCCGGTTTTGTAGCCGCGGTATTAGCGTTAACGCTAAATACGGCCGCTTATCAATCACAAATTCTGAAAAGTGGTTTCTCCAGCATCTCGCCGGGGCAGCTTGAGGCCGCCGCTATTTGCGGGCTCAGTTCGCGGCAAATTTTATGGCGAATTCAGGTGCCGCAGGTCATTCGGATGACGCTGCCGTCGCTGATTTCCGAGCTGATTGATGTGATTAAAGCCTCGGCGGTGGTGTCAGTGATTGCCTTGACCGATTTGATGCGGGTTGGCCAGCAACTGGCATCCTCTACCTACCAGCCGTTACAAGTCTATCTGGCTGTCGCGCTGGTCTATTTACTGCTGACTAGCCTGCTCGCGCTGTTGGGACGCCAGACGGAACGCCACTGGCAGAGGGAACAACGATGACTGAATTCATGCAGTATCTGCCTGAATATATTCAGGCCCTGGGTGTCACCCTGTGGATAAGCCTGAGTGCCGCGTTCGCGGGCATGTTACTGGGGTTCGCCTTCAACGGGCTGTGCGGCAAATGTGGGTTAGCGTTTCGTCTATGGCGACTATACGTGTGGGTGATTCGCGGTACGCCATTCCTGGCGCAACTGGCCGTTATTTACTTTGGCCTACCGTCTATCGGCATCATGTTGAGCGCGGTTGAGGCCACTGTGCTATCGCTGATGCTGTATAGCGCCGCTTATTTTAGTGAGATCTTCCGCGCCGCGTGGAACAGCATCCCGCCGGGACAGCGCGAGGCGGCATTAGCCAACAACATTTCTTCGGTTTGCTGTTTCTGGCATATCCAGACCCCGCAGGCCATCCGTTTTGCCCTGCCGCTGTTAGGTAACCAGTTCATTCTGACCATTAAAGAGAGCGCCATCGCGTCAATTATTACCGTACCGGAATTGACCATGACGACCAGCCAGATTGTGGCCAACACCTACAGCTATGTCTTGCCTTATACCCTACTGATCGTCAGCTACTGGCTGCTGGCACAAGGGGTCAGCCTAAGCGTAAGAACGCTGAGTCATATATTACGAACCGGAGAATAACGTGATCGATACTTCTATACCGGTGCTCGAAATGCGCCATGTGGGTAAGTCATTCGCAAACCAGGTAGTGCTGAATGACATCAATTTACGCGTCGATTATGGCGAGATCGTCACGCTAATCGGCCCGTCCGGCTCAGGAAAAACCACGGCGCTACGTTGTATGAATTTTCTGGAGGCCTACGACAAAGGCGATGTGCTAATTAAAGGGCAACTGCTCGGCTATTCGGGGAGGCAAAGAGGCCCTGCGCATGTTGATAGCGCCAGCCTCATCGCCGAAGTACGTCGACCGCTCGCAATGGTGTTTCAGCAGTTCAATCTGTGGCCGCATATGACCGTACTGGACAATGTTGCCGCTCCGCTGGTTTTGGGTAAAAAGCTGTCGCGTCAAATGGCGAAAGCGGCGGCGATATCTGCGTTGGGGCGAGTGGGTATGGCGCAAAAGGCCGATGATTGGCCTGCACGGCTTTCTGGTGGGCAGCAACAGCGCGTGGGCATTGCGCGTGCTCTGGCGCTGAACCCGGAGCTATTACTACTGGATGAACCTACCTCGGCGCTCGATCCTGAGCGTGTTGAAGAGGTGCTAGATGTAATCCGTGTGCTGGCCGAGCAGGGGATGACCATGGTGATGGTCACGCATGAAATGGCCTTTGCCGCCCACATTTCTTCGCGTCTGGTATTCATGGCTGACGGTAACATTATCGAAAGCGGTACACCGAGACAGATATTTACGCAGCCGCAAAGCGAGCGGCTAAAACGCTTCATTGCCCCGTTGTTTCGTCGGCCGCTACAGCCCGAAGAGTTGGAGAAATTATCATGATGGAGATGGGCTTACGGGTCTCTCAGCAGGTGGATGAAGGCTGGATTAACCAGCGGTTGGCGCAACTGGCGGAGTTTGGCCAGTTAGCGAATGGCGGCGTAGATCGGCAGGCACTGAGCGGTGAGGAACTCGATGCGCGAGCCTGGCTTATCGGTCTCGCCAGAGAGCTTGGTTGTGACGTTTACCGGGACGCGGCCGCAAATTTATTCTTTCGCCGACCGGGACGACTGGAGGTCTCCCCGGTAACCACCGGCAGCCATATCGATACGCAACCCTCCGGCGGCAACTATGACGGTTGCTACGGCGTGATTGCAGGGTTGGCCTGCCTGAAAGCGCTAAATGATGCGCAGGTTGTTACCGCACGTCCTGTCGAAGTTGTCATTTGGACTAACGAAGAGGGCAGTCGTTTTGCGCCTGGCGCCATGGGATCCAGCGCCTTCGTCTATCCTGAACGCCTGTCCGAGTATCTTAATACTGTAGGCGTGGATGATATTTCATTTCGTGATGCGCTGGATCAGCATCAAACGCGTTTTGCGGCGATTCCTTTTCGTCCAGATCGTGAAATGGATTGTTTTATCGAATTGCACATTGAACAAGGGCCCGTGCTGGAGAGCCGCGATTTATCGCTGGCCATCGTCAGCGGCATTCAGGGGGTGCGCTGGTATCAGGTGACTTGTCACGGCGTATCAGCGCATTCGGGAACGACGCCGATGATGCAACGACGAGATGCCATGACGCTGGCTCGTCAACAGCTTAACCGTATTGAGCAAGCGATGGACGATGCGGCGGATGACGCCTTAAGATTGACGTTTGGTCGTTGGCAGGTCACACCGAATGCGATCAACACGATTCCCTCAAATGTGCGCTTTACCCTTGATTTTCGCCATCCCTCGACGGAAAAGCTGGCACAACTCGACGCGGTAATGGCGTCGTTGGCTAGTGATTGCGTCACTGTCGAATTATTACTCAATAAGGCGCCCGTCACTTTTGATGCGCGCCTCAACCAGGTCCTGGAGAATACGGCCAATACCTTGGATATACCGCACATGACGCTATTGTCAGGTGCATTTCACGATGCCATGTATCTGTCCGAACACTGTCCGACCAGCATGCTTTTTGTCCCTAGCCACAACGGCATTAGCCATAATCCGGCTGAATATACCGATCCTCGCTCACTGGCGTCCGGCGCTCGTGCGTTGGCCTGCGCACTCACTGAGCTATCCCACTCAATCGAAGGAGTTAAATGATGACCACAACGACACACTATCCATCCTGCTGTGAGAAAGACAATGGCGATGCGCTAGGACGCAATCCAACGGCTACATCACCCATTTCGGCCGACGGCGTTCCCATTCTCAATGAGCTATATACGATTCCGCCGCGTTGCGGACGTGCCGTTAAACTAAAAAAAGGGCAGGTGATTAAGATCATCAACACCCCAGGCAGTCAGGTTTGCGATACCTGGTTTTTCAATAGCGAGGATCTCAGCGAGTTTTCTTCCATGGAGCATACGCGCGCCTTCATCGACAAGATTATCCCGCAGCCGGGTGATGTGCTGGTGACCAACCAGCGCCGTGCGATCGCGACATTACTGACCGATACGTCGCCCGGCGTACACGATACGTTGATCGCGGCGTGCGATCTTTATCGTTACACCAACATGGGGATCACGGAATACCACGATAGCTGTGCCGACAATATGCGTATGGCGCTGAATGCGATTGGTTTGCGTGCGCGTGAAGTGCCACAACCGCTTAATTTATGGATGAATACGCCGGTAAATCCTGATTATTCTATTTCCTGGTTGCCCGCTGTCAGCAAAGCGGGTGATTATGTAGAAATTCGCGCCGAGCTGGACTGCGTGGCGGTGATGTCTGCCTGCCCACAAGACATCGTCCCTATCAACGGCTGCTCGCCAAAAGAAATTCAATTTATCGTAATGGAATAACTTATCCTGTCTGGCCTGCATGATGCAGGCCATTGGCAAAACTCAAGAAGTCGAGATATGAAAAAGAACGCCGACCCGAAATCTACCAGCACGCCGTTGGGAATGCGGCTACGCCATGCACGTCTAGTACATGAAATGACGCTCAAACAACTTGCGCAAAAAGTGGCGTGCTCAGAGAGCCTGTTATCCAAATTGGAAAACGATGCAGCATCGCCGTCGTTGGCGATGCTGCATCGTTTGGCGAAAGCGTTGGAAACCAGCATTGCCGACCTGATGGCCGATGACTGGGCCGCTGAGCAGCCAGTACTAAAACCAGAACAACGAAACCGTAAGCGATTTTTGCAGCGCAGTAAAAAGGGGGGGATTGAGCTGGAAAATCTGACCCAGCCTCATAAAGGCGGATTATTGCAAGGCAATATTCATATTATTGAGCCTGGCGTCGCTAGCGATGGGTTGATTGAACATCATGGTGAAGAGATGGGCTATGTGCTCGAAGGTAAGCTGGAATTACGTCTGGGAGATGATGTCTGGACGTTGGAACAGGGCGATTCATTCTATTTCTCGAGCCAGATCCCCCATGGCTATCGTAATAGTGGCGATGTCGTCGTCAAGGTGCTGTGGGTTAATACCCCGGTCACATTCTAATTCTTGCTGTTCTCTTTATTGAACGCGCCGATGGCCTTTTCCACGCTTCAATCGGGCGTGTGAAACAGCTGGTTTTCCAAGCCAGACATTAAATGCGGGCGCGTAATGCCACGAGTGTTACGTTCAATGCGTTGCATGAATATTTTCCCTGTCAGAGTCTTCCCTCTGGCTCTTCTCTGATATCACATGCCTCGTGTCTAACGGGTTATCATGCGGAGACTAAATTGGGCGAAAAGTGGCAGTAATTCCTGACAGTTTTGGTCCGATCGTAGGTCAAACTT contains:
- a CDS encoding Svx/AvrXca family virulence/avirulence protein is translated as MLKIKTCLTPLNGLLMLSSVLLVNTAYAAEDCVLGQWQVNQAITDMPAVKYQTEHFAFRWNNNDVNRNDAIAAGQKLEQIWDKFIKQIQFPEPYCTQKVKYKANIHIDPTFGLSGGIAGGGSMGMWIGPASLKDHWGLAHEFTHALQGQTGGFQSTGGENYVGWIWESHANWMTHQLDEFRGTSAHCSEMLVNYPHLYLGSTRNRYCNWQFMEYLKDRFGYSVINDMWSKAPKAGERGQSTADPLSVLRTNMGWSQAEFNDVFGDWAMHNVNWDYVDPDGFDRGRFYRSTYGGYGAVQPNQNNADRLLRTTTLEPVVGASPNLRRFSVPFDQAPQQLGYNIVRLIPENGVRKITVKFRGIVQSKPAITRFPGLKNDPAALPQPHSDWRWGVVAIGADGVSRYSQLQRGASATVKNFTIRPDDRGVYMVVMGTPSQMQKIKWDQAYYSLYRYPWMADFTGVWPEGSQPGAENPTASGSRHPNGGGWVASAANVAPTAYVGPYARVIGGTVRDNARIEDRATVLSGTVEGRAVVSGLTVLQGDTVVRDNARLHTVFMGPGAFERGIVLSGNAQMRGDAEIRGASASQGVFYGFIDENEVKSGDAGAYLTEAVPEVTAIPIYSTK
- a CDS encoding transporter substrate-binding domain-containing protein; this encodes MTLTRFSLSACLTLVSASLFCSPVWSADLLARIKEAKEITVATEARYAPFEYVENGKIVGYDVDLMNHILAKSLPGVTVKQLDLPFQGILPGLDAKKFDFVITAVTVNQQRMAHFSFTAPVAESTVALLKRAGDSTINTLDDLNGKIVGSQAGSGQLQILQSFDRALKAKGKPGIKAIKQYVSFDEAYADLASQRLDGVAQSLANLGPLIKARPGIFSTLPDMLGPQTFFGWVGRKDADSASLVKLISDGIIDANRDGTMKSLQQKWFGFTMDVPATDMPKPAL
- a CDS encoding amino acid ABC transporter permease, with the protein product MTDFIANFILWLPMLTQGALTTFALCLTAMVAGFLVGIGVWRMSTSPLRLCRLTAQGWVSLFRGTPVLAQLLLCFYLPSQLGLDIPGFVAAVLALTLNTAAYQSQILKSGFSSISPGQLEAAAICGLSSRQILWRIQVPQVIRMTLPSLISELIDVIKASAVVSVIALTDLMRVGQQLASSTYQPLQVYLAVALVYLLLTSLLALLGRQTERHWQREQR
- a CDS encoding amino acid ABC transporter permease, with translation MTEFMQYLPEYIQALGVTLWISLSAAFAGMLLGFAFNGLCGKCGLAFRLWRLYVWVIRGTPFLAQLAVIYFGLPSIGIMLSAVEATVLSLMLYSAAYFSEIFRAAWNSIPPGQREAALANNISSVCCFWHIQTPQAIRFALPLLGNQFILTIKESAIASIITVPELTMTTSQIVANTYSYVLPYTLLIVSYWLLAQGVSLSVRTLSHILRTGE
- a CDS encoding amino acid ABC transporter ATP-binding protein — translated: MRHVGKSFANQVVLNDINLRVDYGEIVTLIGPSGSGKTTALRCMNFLEAYDKGDVLIKGQLLGYSGRQRGPAHVDSASLIAEVRRPLAMVFQQFNLWPHMTVLDNVAAPLVLGKKLSRQMAKAAAISALGRVGMAQKADDWPARLSGGQQQRVGIARALALNPELLLLDEPTSALDPERVEEVLDVIRVLAEQGMTMVMVTHEMAFAAHISSRLVFMADGNIIESGTPRQIFTQPQSERLKRFIAPLFRRPLQPEELEKLS
- a CDS encoding M20 family metallo-hydrolase, which produces MMEMGLRVSQQVDEGWINQRLAQLAEFGQLANGGVDRQALSGEELDARAWLIGLARELGCDVYRDAAANLFFRRPGRLEVSPVTTGSHIDTQPSGGNYDGCYGVIAGLACLKALNDAQVVTARPVEVVIWTNEEGSRFAPGAMGSSAFVYPERLSEYLNTVGVDDISFRDALDQHQTRFAAIPFRPDREMDCFIELHIEQGPVLESRDLSLAIVSGIQGVRWYQVTCHGVSAHSGTTPMMQRRDAMTLARQQLNRIEQAMDDAADDALRLTFGRWQVTPNAINTIPSNVRFTLDFRHPSTEKLAQLDAVMASLASDCVTVELLLNKAPVTFDARLNQVLENTANTLDIPHMTLLSGAFHDAMYLSEHCPTSMLFVPSHNGISHNPAEYTDPRSLASGARALACALTELSHSIEGVK
- a CDS encoding DUF1989 domain-containing protein, with product MMTTTTHYPSCCEKDNGDALGRNPTATSPISADGVPILNELYTIPPRCGRAVKLKKGQVIKIINTPGSQVCDTWFFNSEDLSEFSSMEHTRAFIDKIIPQPGDVLVTNQRRAIATLLTDTSPGVHDTLIAACDLYRYTNMGITEYHDSCADNMRMALNAIGLRAREVPQPLNLWMNTPVNPDYSISWLPAVSKAGDYVEIRAELDCVAVMSACPQDIVPINGCSPKEIQFIVME
- a CDS encoding cupin domain-containing protein, producing MKKNADPKSTSTPLGMRLRHARLVHEMTLKQLAQKVACSESLLSKLENDAASPSLAMLHRLAKALETSIADLMADDWAAEQPVLKPEQRNRKRFLQRSKKGGIELENLTQPHKGGLLQGNIHIIEPGVASDGLIEHHGEEMGYVLEGKLELRLGDDVWTLEQGDSFYFSSQIPHGYRNSGDVVVKVLWVNTPVTF